A genomic window from Archaeoglobus profundus DSM 5631 includes:
- a CDS encoding 4Fe-4S dicluster domain-containing protein gives MRISLGAVSRPLESLENKTGSWAVKIPKVNPDKCVGCGECRMLCPDGCIELVHVEEKKVVAKVDYDYCKGCGICSDICPANAIEMVEKVIE, from the coding sequence ATGCGGATAAGCTTAGGAGCAGTATCAAGACCGCTTGAATCTTTGGAAAACAAGACGGGTAGCTGGGCTGTTAAAATTCCGAAGGTAAATCCAGATAAATGCGTAGGGTGTGGGGAGTGTCGAATGCTGTGCCCAGATGGATGTATAGAACTCGTGCATGTTGAAGAGAAGAAAGTAGTAGCTAAAGTCGATTATGATTACTGTAAGGGCTGCGGTATATGTAGTGATATATGCCCCGCAAACGCTATAGAAATGGTTGAGAAGGTGATCGAATGA
- a CDS encoding GNAT family N-acetyltransferase, whose protein sequence is MIRKVTKEDEKHFVEVYTLAYKGLEEYAYTSKRDVKLYFRWLLKRDPEGFFTYVAGKPVGFIACDCNWFSVFEGEEVAEIHEIVVHPEWQGKGIGTSLMKKALDYAKERGRKVVELWVGVKNLKAIRFYKKFGFKERGVFGRWLRMTLNL, encoded by the coding sequence GTGATACGAAAAGTTACGAAAGAGGACGAAAAACACTTCGTCGAAGTCTACACATTGGCTTACAAGGGGTTAGAGGAATACGCTTACACGAGCAAGAGGGACGTTAAGTTGTACTTCAGATGGTTACTAAAAAGAGATCCGGAAGGTTTTTTCACATACGTTGCTGGAAAGCCCGTAGGTTTTATAGCGTGTGACTGCAACTGGTTCAGCGTTTTTGAAGGTGAAGAGGTTGCCGAAATTCATGAGATAGTGGTTCATCCAGAATGGCAGGGCAAAGGGATAGGAACGTCTCTTATGAAGAAAGCTTTGGATTATGCCAAAGAAAGAGGTAGAAAGGTCGTTGAGCTTTGGGTTGGAGTTAAGAATTTGAAGGCCATAAGATTTTACAAGAAGTTCGGTTTTAAGGAGAGAGGTGTGTTTGGTCGGTGGCTTAGAATGACTTTAAATTTATAA
- a CDS encoding 2,5-diamino-6-(ribosylamino)-4(3H)-pyrimidinone 5'-phosphate reductase, whose amino-acid sequence MRPFTFINVASSVDGKISNEKRIQLRISCEEDLKRVDELRAKSDAIMVGIGTVLSDNPKLTVKSEELRKRRLEEGRDANPIRVVVDSKCRIPLDAKVLDESAKTIVAVSRIANSEKVNTLRRMGVDVFVAGDDKVDLKALVEYLYKIGVRVLMVEGGATLNWAMLREGLVDEIYVYYGNMIIGGSKAPTVVDGMSFDPPISLDLLDVRKLGRGILTRWRVLR is encoded by the coding sequence ATGAGGCCGTTTACATTCATAAATGTTGCATCGAGCGTTGATGGAAAAATAAGCAACGAGAAAAGAATTCAGCTTAGGATATCATGTGAAGAAGATCTAAAGAGGGTTGACGAACTCAGAGCTAAAAGCGATGCCATAATGGTAGGAATAGGGACAGTTCTTTCGGATAATCCTAAGCTGACTGTTAAGAGCGAAGAACTACGAAAAAGGAGATTGGAAGAAGGAAGAGATGCAAATCCCATAAGGGTTGTAGTTGACAGTAAGTGCAGAATTCCCCTTGATGCAAAGGTCTTGGATGAATCTGCAAAAACAATCGTAGCTGTCTCAAGAATTGCAAATTCTGAAAAAGTGAATACTTTAAGGAGAATGGGTGTTGATGTCTTTGTAGCTGGAGATGATAAGGTCGATCTCAAAGCTTTGGTTGAATATCTCTACAAAATTGGTGTAAGAGTTCTAATGGTTGAGGGAGGAGCCACTCTTAACTGGGCAATGCTTAGGGAGGGTTTGGTCGATGAAATCTATGTATACTATGGCAACATGATCATAGGAGGTTCAAAAGCTCCCACGGTAGTAGATGGTATGAGCTTCGATCCTCCAATAAGTCTGGATTTATTGGATGTTAGGAAATTGGGTAGAGGAATTCTTACGAGATGGCGAGTTTTAAGGTAG
- a CDS encoding bifunctional 5,6,7,8-tetrahydromethanopterin hydro-lyase/3-hexulose-6-phosphate synthase — protein MRIGEALVGKGYEVAHIDLLIGEKNGIVGQAFANALSQLSAGHTPLLAVLRPNLITKPPAIIVPKVTIKNLEQAELVFGPAQAAVAKAVADAVEEGIIPKEKAEDLVVIVSVFIHPKAKDKNKIYYYNYSATKLAIKRAMSGFPDVDKVLWEKDRAFHPHIGRKLTKLWDPPYLQIAFDLTSLEEVLNVMRQIPESDHIIYEIGTPLAKRYGADVVLKMREIKPDAFYIIDFKTLDVGKLEARMAVDATANGVVISGLAPIKTIVEGIKEAQKVGIYAIVDMLGVEDPIKRLEKIKETGVFPDVVELHRAIDEEEAKPPWHLAKPVKEKFNVLVAVAGGIRVENVQEVISAGADILVVGRAITRARDVEGAVRRFLSALKKPDTDQFRIMTDF, from the coding sequence ATGCGAATAGGAGAGGCCTTGGTCGGTAAAGGTTACGAAGTTGCTCACATAGACCTACTGATAGGTGAAAAGAACGGAATTGTGGGTCAGGCGTTTGCGAACGCTTTATCCCAGTTATCCGCTGGACACACACCACTTTTAGCAGTCTTGAGACCCAACCTCATAACCAAACCTCCAGCGATAATAGTTCCCAAGGTAACGATAAAGAATTTGGAACAGGCTGAACTTGTTTTCGGGCCTGCTCAGGCTGCTGTTGCAAAGGCGGTAGCTGATGCTGTTGAAGAAGGGATAATTCCAAAGGAAAAAGCTGAAGATTTGGTTGTGATTGTGAGCGTTTTTATACATCCAAAAGCTAAAGATAAGAACAAGATATACTACTACAACTACTCAGCAACAAAGCTCGCTATAAAGAGGGCTATGAGTGGATTCCCGGATGTTGACAAGGTTCTTTGGGAGAAGGATAGAGCATTTCACCCGCACATCGGTAGAAAGCTTACGAAACTCTGGGATCCGCCTTATCTGCAAATAGCCTTTGACTTGACTAGCTTAGAAGAAGTTCTGAACGTTATGAGGCAAATCCCCGAAAGCGATCACATAATCTACGAGATAGGAACCCCATTAGCCAAGCGCTACGGTGCCGATGTTGTTTTGAAGATGAGAGAAATAAAGCCAGATGCGTTCTACATAATAGACTTCAAGACCTTGGATGTAGGAAAGCTGGAGGCTAGGATGGCTGTAGATGCCACAGCTAACGGCGTTGTTATATCGGGATTGGCACCAATCAAAACTATCGTTGAGGGCATCAAAGAGGCTCAGAAAGTTGGAATTTATGCAATTGTAGACATGCTCGGAGTTGAAGATCCAATAAAGAGGCTTGAGAAGATAAAGGAGACTGGAGTCTTCCCAGATGTTGTCGAATTGCACAGAGCTATAGATGAGGAAGAAGCTAAACCACCTTGGCATCTTGCGAAGCCCGTTAAAGAGAAGTTCAATGTGCTCGTAGCTGTGGCCGGTGGTATTAGAGTGGAGAATGTGCAGGAAGTTATCTCTGCTGGGGCAGATATTCTTGTAGTTGGAAGAGCCATAACGAGGGCAAGAGATGTTGAGGGGGCGGTGAGGAGGTTTCTCAGTGCACTAAAAAAGCCAGATACTGACCAGTTCAGAATCATGACAGACTTCTGA
- a CDS encoding eIF2B alpha/beta/delta subunit family protein: protein MVSLEEIIKDRRSGQSAILKKTVELLKGIDAERRLSVCEEIAKVHKFMAGLKWLCERIREGFDLEDIEREIEKADKEAVKYLEDLVDGKIVVTISRSHTIERGLLKASKVIVLESFPRKEGLDMARYLKGRSVDVSIFPDCAMGYAVKVCDLAVVGADAVFKNGIINKVGTLPLALCCRHFSKDCHVIAQPYKFLDEVYSDELKDYVFKEDMLFEFVPKELVKI, encoded by the coding sequence ATGGTCTCACTTGAAGAAATAATCAAAGATAGAAGGAGTGGCCAGAGTGCAATCCTCAAAAAGACCGTAGAACTGCTTAAGGGGATAGATGCTGAAAGGCGTTTAAGCGTATGTGAAGAAATAGCAAAGGTACACAAGTTTATGGCTGGGCTGAAGTGGTTATGCGAAAGAATCAGAGAGGGTTTTGATCTTGAGGATATAGAGAGGGAGATTGAGAAGGCTGATAAGGAGGCTGTCAAATATTTAGAGGATCTTGTAGATGGGAAGATAGTTGTAACGATAAGCAGAAGTCACACAATCGAAAGAGGGCTGTTAAAAGCTTCAAAGGTTATAGTACTTGAATCTTTTCCGAGAAAAGAGGGCCTAGACATGGCGAGATATTTGAAGGGTAGGAGTGTAGATGTTAGTATATTTCCGGACTGTGCCATGGGTTATGCCGTAAAGGTTTGCGATCTCGCAGTTGTTGGAGCTGATGCAGTCTTCAAAAATGGAATAATAAACAAAGTAGGGACACTTCCCCTTGCTTTGTGCTGTAGACACTTTTCAAAGGACTGCCATGTAATTGCACAGCCTTACAAGTTCTTGGATGAAGTATACAGCGACGAGTTAAAGGATTACGTTTTCAAGGAAGACATGTTATTCGAGTTCGTTCCTAAGGAACTCGTAAAGATCTAA
- the porA gene encoding 2-ketoisovalerate ferredoxin oxidoreductase subunit alpha, whose protein sequence is MRKVVRGFYAVAHAVKLCRPNIICAYPITPQTEIVENLAEMYANGELENCKYITAESEFDAASILVGASATGARTFTATCSQGLILMSEVLFNAAGMRLPIVMVNTNRAISAPLSIWNDLQDSMVLRDAGIIQIYVEDNQEAHEMIPQAYKIAESVMFPTMVCMDGFKLTHAYEPIDLLDQELVDSFLPPYDPPIKLSVDNPLTFGSYAPPHCYMEFRYRMHKDMVNAKKTIEKVFKEWAEIRRDWGGLIEYKEGKTVLVAMGSLIGTIKEVAEENGLGYLKIRTYRPFPTEEIKEALKDCENVIVFDRAVSFGYEGILTIDIRNALYGESPDVYSFIVGLGGRDVPKKLIEKCVSKVVNKEIKPSYSFEGLKEFEEVLY, encoded by the coding sequence ATGAGGAAGGTAGTTAGAGGATTCTACGCCGTTGCACATGCTGTAAAGCTCTGTAGACCGAATATAATATGCGCTTATCCAATAACACCTCAAACGGAGATAGTAGAGAATTTGGCAGAGATGTATGCAAACGGAGAACTCGAGAACTGTAAATATATAACTGCTGAATCCGAATTCGATGCTGCATCAATCTTGGTTGGCGCCTCTGCAACTGGTGCGAGGACTTTCACTGCGACATGCTCACAGGGTTTGATATTGATGAGTGAAGTTCTGTTTAACGCAGCCGGGATGAGGCTACCAATAGTAATGGTTAACACGAACAGAGCTATATCTGCACCGCTTAGCATATGGAACGATCTCCAAGACAGCATGGTGTTGAGAGATGCCGGTATAATTCAGATATACGTTGAGGATAATCAGGAAGCTCACGAGATGATTCCCCAAGCTTACAAGATTGCTGAAAGCGTAATGTTTCCAACGATGGTTTGTATGGATGGTTTCAAGCTAACTCACGCTTATGAGCCAATAGATTTGCTCGATCAGGAGTTGGTAGATAGCTTCCTTCCACCCTACGATCCTCCGATAAAGCTCTCAGTAGATAATCCTCTAACGTTTGGCTCCTACGCTCCACCGCACTGCTACATGGAGTTCAGATACAGAATGCACAAAGACATGGTCAACGCTAAAAAGACAATCGAGAAAGTCTTCAAAGAATGGGCTGAAATAAGGAGAGACTGGGGAGGATTGATAGAGTACAAGGAGGGGAAGACTGTTCTTGTCGCAATGGGTTCCTTGATAGGAACTATAAAAGAGGTAGCTGAGGAGAACGGATTGGGTTATCTCAAGATAAGAACTTACAGACCATTCCCAACCGAAGAAATAAAAGAGGCTTTGAAAGATTGTGAAAACGTCATAGTGTTTGATAGAGCAGTTTCGTTCGGATATGAAGGAATTTTAACCATAGATATCAGAAACGCACTCTACGGCGAATCACCAGATGTCTACTCCTTCATAGTAGGTTTAGGTGGTAGAGATGTTCCAAAGAAACTCATAGAAAAGTGTGTTTCGAAGGTAGTTAACAAAGAGATTAAGCCCAGTTACAGTTTTGAAGGTTTAAAGGAGTTTGAGGAGGTGCTATACTGA
- a CDS encoding competence/damage-inducible protein A: protein MDFIVISVGNELLSGDISNTNATYIARRLTKKGHKVVKMVVIPDDVNVIAEEVRNALYVDFVIVTGGLGATHDDVTTEGIAKALNKKLVLYEDVLNDLKKRFPKANETALRKVCTFPEGAEVVRNDVGVAPGYITDKILVMPGVPAEMEDVFEKVLPRFGEIDYYEDTLIVYKKESEMLKELDTVVKEFKDVQIGSYPKEGYVVIKFSGRDKERVEKAKERLIELLGL, encoded by the coding sequence ATGGATTTCATAGTTATCAGTGTTGGAAACGAACTCTTAAGTGGAGACATATCCAACACAAACGCTACTTACATAGCGAGGAGGCTGACGAAGAAGGGGCACAAAGTTGTTAAAATGGTGGTTATTCCAGATGACGTTAACGTTATAGCTGAAGAGGTTAGAAACGCGTTGTATGTCGATTTTGTGATAGTTACTGGCGGTTTAGGAGCTACTCATGATGATGTAACTACCGAAGGAATTGCAAAGGCTCTCAACAAAAAACTCGTACTCTATGAAGATGTTTTAAATGACCTAAAGAAGAGATTTCCGAAAGCCAACGAAACTGCTTTAAGAAAAGTTTGCACTTTCCCTGAAGGTGCTGAAGTTGTTAGAAACGATGTAGGAGTTGCTCCGGGTTACATTACTGACAAAATCTTAGTGATGCCCGGTGTTCCTGCAGAAATGGAAGACGTTTTCGAGAAAGTCTTGCCGAGATTTGGAGAGATTGATTACTACGAAGATACGCTGATAGTCTATAAGAAGGAGAGCGAGATGCTTAAAGAATTAGATACGGTTGTGAAGGAGTTCAAGGATGTTCAAATTGGCTCTTATCCTAAGGAGGGGTATGTAGTAATAAAGTTCTCTGGAAGAGATAAAGAGAGAGTTGAAAAAGCAAAAGAACGATTGATCGAGCTTCTGGGATTATGA
- a CDS encoding pyruvate ferredoxin oxidoreductase subunit gamma, translating into MIQVRFHGRGGQGVVTAADILAVAAFKEGYWTLSFPMFGAEKRGGPVVSYLKISESKINDRDEIYEPDYAVVLDPTILSKDVVNGLKGWLIANYPDLEKAKEKTKWERTITIDATKLALEILGRPITNTAMVGAFAGFTKIVKLSTLKETIYEWFEKKNEEIAKKNVEVAERAYREVEKYADKLRSSIKTA; encoded by the coding sequence ATTATACAAGTGAGATTTCATGGTAGGGGTGGACAAGGCGTTGTGACTGCAGCAGATATACTCGCCGTTGCGGCATTTAAAGAGGGTTATTGGACACTTTCATTTCCAATGTTCGGAGCGGAGAAGAGAGGAGGTCCAGTCGTATCCTACTTGAAGATCTCGGAGAGCAAGATAAACGACAGAGATGAAATCTATGAACCAGACTACGCAGTGGTCCTCGATCCGACCATACTCAGTAAGGATGTTGTTAACGGTTTGAAGGGCTGGCTTATAGCCAACTATCCAGACTTGGAGAAGGCAAAGGAGAAGACGAAATGGGAGCGAACGATTACGATAGATGCTACAAAGCTCGCACTCGAAATACTCGGTAGACCAATAACAAACACTGCCATGGTTGGTGCGTTTGCAGGCTTTACGAAGATAGTGAAATTGAGCACTCTTAAAGAGACCATATACGAGTGGTTTGAGAAAAAGAATGAAGAAATAGCCAAAAAGAATGTTGAAGTAGCTGAAAGGGCTTATAGGGAGGTTGAGAAGTATGCGGATAAGCTTAGGAGCAGTATCAAGACCGCTTGA
- a CDS encoding manganese-dependent inorganic pyrophosphatase has product MTHHVVYVVGHMNPDTDSVCSAIVFAHLLNEWRKKDGLIKLDKEAVPAIQGEPNPETKFVLEKFGFDVPEILDDAEGKTLALVDFSDKSQAPKNIDKAEIVAIVDHHKIGDITTPNPILFVNLPVGCTGTVLKLLFDWTGVEITKELAGLMLASILSDTVIFKSATTTELDKKVAEELAKIAGIEDITKFGIDVKSKLSDVSGLSAREIITRDFKDFDMGGKKVGIGQIELIDLNLIKDRIDEIYEEMKKMKEEGGYAGIFLMLTDIMKEGTELLVITDYPQVVEIAFGKKLEGKSVWLEGVMSRKKQVVPPLQKAFEQV; this is encoded by the coding sequence ATGACACACCACGTAGTTTATGTAGTCGGGCACATGAACCCAGATACGGATTCTGTGTGTTCTGCAATAGTTTTTGCACACCTCTTGAACGAGTGGAGAAAGAAGGATGGTTTAATAAAGCTTGACAAAGAAGCTGTTCCAGCCATTCAGGGGGAGCCAAACCCAGAGACGAAGTTTGTGCTTGAGAAGTTTGGATTTGATGTTCCAGAGATTTTGGACGACGCTGAGGGTAAGACACTCGCCTTAGTAGATTTCAGTGACAAGTCTCAGGCACCTAAAAACATAGACAAGGCTGAGATAGTTGCGATAGTTGATCACCACAAGATCGGAGACATAACGACACCAAATCCGATACTGTTCGTAAACCTACCAGTAGGATGTACTGGAACTGTACTTAAGTTGCTGTTCGACTGGACTGGCGTTGAAATCACGAAGGAGCTTGCAGGGCTAATGCTGGCTTCAATCTTGAGTGATACTGTGATCTTTAAGTCAGCAACTACGACCGAGCTTGACAAGAAAGTCGCAGAAGAACTTGCAAAGATTGCGGGAATTGAAGACATCACGAAGTTCGGAATTGACGTAAAGTCAAAGCTTTCCGATGTTAGTGGCTTGAGTGCCAGAGAGATCATAACGAGAGATTTCAAGGACTTCGACATGGGCGGAAAGAAAGTCGGAATTGGTCAGATCGAGTTGATTGACCTCAACTTGATCAAGGACAGGATCGATGAGATCTACGAGGAAATGAAGAAGATGAAAGAGGAGGGAGGATACGCTGGTATATTCTTGATGCTAACGGACATAATGAAGGAAGGAACTGAGTTGCTGGTAATCACCGACTATCCACAAGTAGTTGAAATAGCATTCGGAAAGAAGCTTGAGGGCAAGAGTGTCTGGCTAGAGGGAGTAATGTCAAGGAAGAAGCAGGTAGTTCCGCCATTGCAGAAGGCTTTTGAGCAAGTCTAA
- the mutS gene encoding DNA mismatch repair protein MutS, whose translation MEELTPMMRQYYRIKERYKDALLFFRVGDFYELFDEDAKIASQELGIVLTSRDKKHPMAGVPHHAVFPYIKRLIEKGYKVAICEQVEDPSKAKGLVRREVVRVITPGTLIEEELLTKENNYLMSIYKGRIYGIALIDVSTGEFLTTALESFDEVIAEVLKFSPAECIVPEGFEELEELKKHVNVVHTLSQDEYSFKESLEILKECVQDFERLELEEECVRACGSALRYVKESLLIKTMKIRLQKYVSRDYMILDSTTLKNLEVFRNLIDGSRRGTLIDVLDKTATAMGSRLLKRWLQRPLLNVDEIEKRLEAVEELFEKSFLRQSLREVLREVYDLERIVSRIEYRKANARDLVALKNSLKAVEKIKSFTFNSRRLKEIVEGLKALRDVVELIENAIVDNPPINIKDGGIIRDGYSRELDELRRIKVDHENFIKNIEERERKATGIDKLKVGYNTVIGYYIEVPKSKLRFVPKHYKRKQTLVNAERFTIPELEDIEEKVLACDEKIKALEYELFNEVREEVAKRVDEIRECAFKIAELDVLSTFAEVAVLYNYTKPKVNDGYDIIIRDGRHPTVELTTKFIPNDVNLTRDSRILIITGPNMAGKSTYLRMTALITIMAQIGCFVPASYAAIGVVDRIFTRIGTVDDITRGYSSFMVEIDEVGKILKNATKRSLILLDEVGKSTGTKDGLSLAWAIIEYLHKIGAKTLFATHYHELSELESTLEGVKNYHFRIIEGETIEFDRKIKRGACTESYGIKIAEMVLPKEVIDRAYEIYRSLNIVNDDLMKEIAKIDVNNLTPVQALVELDRIVRLCRSMKD comes from the coding sequence ATGGAAGAGTTGACACCGATGATGAGACAGTACTACAGAATTAAGGAGAGATACAAAGATGCACTACTGTTCTTCAGAGTTGGTGATTTCTACGAGCTATTTGATGAAGATGCAAAGATTGCCTCGCAGGAACTGGGTATAGTTCTGACTTCGAGAGATAAGAAGCATCCGATGGCTGGAGTTCCGCATCATGCTGTCTTTCCTTACATAAAGAGATTGATTGAGAAGGGTTACAAGGTTGCCATATGCGAGCAGGTTGAGGATCCTTCAAAAGCAAAAGGATTAGTTAGGAGGGAGGTAGTAAGGGTAATAACTCCCGGAACACTCATAGAGGAGGAGCTTCTAACTAAGGAAAACAACTACCTCATGTCCATATACAAGGGTAGAATCTACGGAATAGCACTGATAGACGTATCGACGGGGGAGTTCCTAACCACAGCATTGGAGAGCTTCGATGAGGTAATTGCAGAAGTTTTGAAGTTTTCACCAGCTGAATGCATAGTTCCAGAGGGTTTTGAGGAGCTTGAAGAGCTGAAGAAGCACGTTAACGTTGTTCACACGTTAAGCCAAGACGAGTACTCATTTAAAGAATCTCTCGAAATTTTGAAAGAGTGTGTTCAGGATTTCGAGAGACTTGAGCTTGAGGAGGAGTGCGTGAGGGCTTGCGGTTCTGCTTTAAGGTACGTTAAGGAATCTCTACTCATAAAGACGATGAAGATCAGGCTTCAGAAGTATGTGAGCAGAGACTACATGATACTAGATTCTACAACGCTCAAAAATTTGGAAGTCTTCAGAAATCTGATAGACGGTAGTAGAAGGGGTACCCTTATTGATGTTCTGGATAAAACCGCTACAGCAATGGGTAGCAGACTTCTGAAGAGGTGGCTACAGAGGCCTCTTTTAAACGTTGATGAGATAGAAAAGAGGCTCGAAGCTGTCGAAGAGCTTTTTGAGAAGAGCTTTCTAAGACAGAGCTTAAGGGAAGTTTTGAGAGAAGTCTACGACTTGGAGAGGATAGTGAGTAGGATTGAGTACAGGAAGGCAAATGCTAGGGATTTAGTTGCCTTGAAGAATTCGTTAAAGGCTGTTGAAAAGATAAAAAGCTTCACATTTAACTCGAGGAGGCTTAAGGAGATTGTTGAAGGTTTAAAGGCTCTCAGAGATGTCGTTGAGCTTATAGAAAACGCGATAGTTGACAATCCGCCTATAAATATCAAAGACGGTGGAATAATAAGAGATGGCTACTCGAGAGAACTTGACGAGCTCAGAAGAATCAAAGTTGATCATGAAAACTTTATAAAGAATATCGAGGAGAGGGAGAGAAAAGCTACAGGTATAGACAAGTTGAAGGTCGGATACAACACCGTCATAGGGTATTACATAGAAGTTCCAAAATCGAAGCTGAGATTTGTTCCGAAACATTACAAGAGGAAGCAGACTTTAGTCAACGCTGAGAGATTTACAATTCCAGAACTTGAAGATATAGAGGAGAAAGTCTTAGCATGCGACGAGAAGATCAAAGCATTGGAGTACGAGCTATTTAATGAGGTTAGGGAAGAAGTGGCTAAGAGAGTTGATGAAATAAGAGAGTGCGCTTTCAAAATTGCTGAGCTCGATGTTCTTTCAACCTTTGCAGAAGTTGCCGTGCTTTACAACTACACAAAGCCTAAGGTGAACGACGGATACGATATAATAATAAGGGACGGAAGACATCCTACTGTTGAGTTGACAACCAAATTCATCCCAAACGACGTAAATCTGACAAGAGATAGCAGAATTCTCATAATAACCGGACCCAATATGGCTGGAAAGTCAACATACCTCAGAATGACAGCTCTGATAACTATAATGGCTCAGATTGGTTGCTTTGTCCCCGCAAGCTACGCTGCCATAGGAGTTGTCGATAGGATATTTACGAGGATAGGGACTGTCGATGATATAACAAGGGGGTACAGCAGTTTCATGGTTGAGATAGATGAAGTTGGAAAGATACTGAAGAATGCGACAAAGAGAAGTTTGATACTTCTCGATGAGGTTGGTAAAAGCACTGGAACGAAAGATGGGCTCAGTCTGGCTTGGGCGATAATTGAGTATTTGCACAAGATAGGTGCGAAAACCCTCTTCGCAACACATTATCACGAGCTTTCCGAGCTTGAGAGTACACTTGAAGGTGTTAAGAACTACCACTTCCGCATAATCGAAGGAGAAACAATCGAATTTGACAGAAAGATAAAGAGGGGAGCATGTACAGAAAGCTACGGAATAAAAATTGCTGAGATGGTCTTACCAAAAGAGGTCATAGACAGAGCTTACGAGATATACAGGAGTCTAAACATCGTAAACGACGATCTTATGAAAGAAATAGCTAAAATTGACGTCAACAACTTAACGCCAGTCCAAGCCCTAGTTGAGCTTGACAGGATCGTGAGGCTATGCAGGTCTATGAAAGATTGA
- a CDS encoding M20/M25/M40 family metallo-hydrolase, with protein MRALSILRELVEIESESGEEDEIISHLIETLYDFEPAVFEKYNTKNILINQDADVWVVTHVDTVPVKRGFEFDGVYAYGTGCCDAKASITAIILALEEVEEPNFGVALLSDEEEGGLGSKAVVEEFGKRRAIVMEPTELKIANRHYGCLEVDVELLGESAHGAFPDKGINAIEKAIDAINRVKSLNYLYLLQRIEGGSYEYVVPDKCSLRIDLLIPPEEDVNVVERELIEIFKNEDVAIVEKAQGFVSGGVTALVESAVKRAGLHVDYTEMRSWTDAINFREAGWDVVVFGPGELHLCHTEKERIRIDEILKAKDVLVALNEIIQSSS; from the coding sequence ATGAGAGCGTTATCAATACTTAGAGAACTTGTTGAGATAGAATCTGAGTCGGGTGAGGAGGACGAGATTATAAGCCATCTTATTGAGACTCTTTACGACTTCGAGCCGGCGGTCTTCGAGAAATATAATACAAAGAATATACTCATAAATCAAGATGCAGACGTTTGGGTAGTTACTCACGTTGACACCGTTCCAGTTAAGAGAGGTTTTGAGTTCGACGGAGTTTACGCTTACGGCACCGGCTGTTGCGATGCGAAAGCTAGCATAACTGCAATAATACTTGCACTGGAAGAAGTTGAGGAACCTAACTTCGGAGTTGCCCTTTTATCTGATGAGGAAGAAGGAGGATTGGGATCCAAAGCTGTTGTTGAGGAGTTTGGGAAGAGAAGGGCTATAGTCATGGAACCTACGGAGCTTAAAATAGCAAACAGACACTACGGATGTTTGGAAGTAGATGTTGAACTTTTAGGTGAATCGGCGCATGGTGCATTCCCAGATAAAGGAATTAACGCAATAGAGAAGGCTATTGATGCTATAAACAGGGTTAAAAGTCTGAACTATTTATACCTCCTTCAGAGAATTGAAGGTGGTAGTTACGAATACGTAGTCCCAGATAAATGCTCTTTAAGGATAGACTTGCTAATACCTCCTGAAGAAGACGTCAACGTCGTTGAAAGAGAGCTAATAGAGATTTTTAAGAACGAGGATGTTGCAATAGTTGAGAAAGCTCAGGGATTTGTTAGTGGTGGAGTAACGGCTTTAGTTGAAAGTGCCGTTAAGAGAGCGGGTTTGCATGTTGATTATACTGAGATGAGGTCGTGGACGGATGCCATAAATTTCAGGGAGGCTGGATGGGATGTCGTCGTATTCGGGCCGGGAGAACTCCACTTGTGTCACACCGAGAAGGAGAGAATAAGAATTGATGAG